The following proteins are co-located in the Leptospira weilii genome:
- a CDS encoding LIC_12337 family protein yields MKKSWILFLSAGIVLFGMGLSFRSDKVPFFVREDSPKPFPIRLELLQPLKANEDRWGFVRQSATWARGNSLFMDDLIAGIRRSFPTGTVANITLANQNFNGQSYTLRLKLNSGNVSYQPSTLGNPAFYTNFFELRSSSDDQPALQFFFDDNPRDASGDGAVLVYQLSRLDPTRWAGATAIIESYVVQPVVTGFSNQGLIQTYSWKGPLGSDALGRDVDTGRVILEEMDNRTVFCFKSVVSFGGTTDLVPINAGTQALGYAHNQGLCPGAGREYYKLAYSQKLDGSLNVTAKAGLEQFAITSGQAITCNATVNQFVNFTPTYGLFDFNGLVAEGVAANAIPLDFIQANRVDGLYDRVGTVGKSGATTSPVGSSWDTLTKAYIDSITIHFANVP; encoded by the coding sequence ATGAAGAAATCATGGATTCTTTTTCTTTCGGCGGGAATCGTTTTGTTTGGAATGGGGCTTAGCTTTCGTTCGGACAAAGTTCCTTTTTTTGTGAGAGAAGACTCTCCCAAACCGTTTCCGATTCGTTTAGAGTTGTTGCAACCTTTGAAAGCGAATGAGGATCGCTGGGGATTTGTAAGGCAGTCCGCAACTTGGGCGAGAGGGAATTCCCTTTTTATGGACGATTTGATCGCCGGGATTCGTAGAAGTTTTCCTACTGGAACTGTAGCGAACATCACTCTTGCTAACCAGAACTTCAACGGACAATCTTATACGCTGCGTCTGAAATTAAATTCCGGTAACGTTTCTTATCAACCGAGTACTCTCGGCAATCCAGCTTTCTATACGAACTTTTTCGAACTTCGTTCTTCTTCCGACGATCAACCCGCTCTTCAATTTTTTTTCGACGATAATCCGAGGGATGCTTCTGGAGACGGGGCTGTTCTTGTGTACCAACTGAGTAGACTCGATCCGACTCGCTGGGCGGGAGCGACAGCGATCATCGAAAGTTACGTTGTTCAACCTGTGGTTACCGGATTTTCGAATCAGGGTTTGATTCAAACTTATTCTTGGAAAGGACCTCTTGGTTCCGACGCGCTTGGGCGGGATGTGGATACTGGTAGGGTAATTCTAGAAGAAATGGACAATCGTACCGTGTTCTGTTTTAAATCGGTTGTAAGTTTCGGCGGAACTACGGATCTGGTTCCGATCAATGCGGGAACACAAGCTCTCGGTTACGCCCATAACCAAGGACTTTGTCCCGGAGCGGGAAGGGAATACTACAAACTCGCTTACAGTCAGAAACTTGATGGAAGCTTAAACGTAACCGCAAAAGCCGGATTAGAACAATTTGCGATCACTTCCGGCCAAGCGATCACTTGCAATGCCACAGTAAATCAGTTTGTGAATTTTACACCGACCTATGGTCTTTTTGATTTCAACGGATTGGTTGCGGAAGGGGTTGCGGCAAATGCGATTCCTTTGGATTTTATTCAAGCGAATCGAGTCGATGGATTGTATGATCGAGTGGGAACCGTCGGAAAATCCGGTGCTACCACAAGTCCTGTAGGTTCAAGTTGGGATACTCTAACAAAAGCGTATATTGATTCGATTACGATCCATTTCGCGAACGTTCCTTAA
- a CDS encoding sterol desaturase family protein — protein sequence MEINLVTIAIPFFFLLIFLEIGFSAYHKRKLYRLNDSINDLSTGTASQVVGVFSKTITLAAYIYIYQNFRIFNLPSWPSEVVSGAMLGLSSPTWAWIVVVAVWILCFIGYDLAYYWAHRLSHEVNFLWAGHVVHHQSEEYNLTVALRQASLHGLFTWVFYLPLALIGFSPIVMLLNGQLNLIYQFWIHTKAIDKLPRWFEAIFNTPSHHRVHHGINPRYIDKNHGGTLIVFDKWFGTFEPESEEPVYGTVKPLRSFNPIWANLHYWWEMIELAWRCPRWSDKIKVFFALPGWRPEELGGQYPIPEVAPNTFHKYDIDLPKGLSLYSLVWFIISVALAFGMLVKIGSLSWFNIGVISLITLISLLAIGGILERKRWALFVEPIRMAILVAGAYALSEEMNITLGTLALGAVSMMWFLSHRSVFAFIQEINPVQEILKRTA from the coding sequence GACTGAACGATTCGATCAACGATCTCTCAACGGGAACTGCAAGCCAGGTTGTGGGAGTTTTTTCGAAAACAATTACTTTAGCCGCTTACATCTATATCTATCAAAATTTTAGAATCTTCAACCTTCCTTCTTGGCCAAGCGAAGTTGTTTCCGGAGCTATGTTAGGACTTAGTTCTCCAACTTGGGCCTGGATCGTTGTCGTAGCAGTTTGGATCCTTTGTTTTATCGGTTACGATTTAGCCTATTATTGGGCTCACCGTCTGAGTCACGAGGTTAATTTTCTTTGGGCGGGACACGTTGTGCACCATCAAAGTGAAGAATATAATCTTACGGTCGCTTTAAGGCAGGCGAGCCTTCACGGACTTTTCACCTGGGTGTTTTATCTCCCTTTGGCCCTAATCGGTTTTTCTCCGATCGTTATGCTTCTGAACGGACAACTCAATCTGATTTATCAATTCTGGATTCACACAAAAGCGATCGATAAACTTCCTCGTTGGTTTGAGGCGATCTTTAACACTCCCTCTCATCATAGAGTTCACCACGGAATCAACCCAAGATACATCGATAAAAATCACGGCGGAACGTTGATCGTTTTCGACAAATGGTTCGGAACCTTTGAACCAGAATCGGAGGAACCGGTTTACGGAACCGTTAAACCTCTTCGTAGTTTCAATCCGATTTGGGCTAATCTTCACTACTGGTGGGAAATGATCGAACTCGCTTGGCGTTGTCCTCGTTGGTCGGATAAGATCAAAGTTTTCTTCGCCCTTCCCGGCTGGAGGCCGGAAGAACTCGGTGGTCAGTATCCGATTCCAGAAGTCGCCCCAAATACATTCCATAAATATGATATTGATCTTCCCAAAGGATTAAGTCTGTATTCTCTCGTGTGGTTTATTATTTCCGTAGCATTGGCGTTCGGAATGCTCGTCAAGATAGGATCTCTTTCTTGGTTCAACATAGGAGTCATCAGTCTGATTACCTTAATTTCTTTGCTTGCGATCGGCGGAATTTTGGAAAGAAAACGCTGGGCTCTTTTTGTGGAGCCGATCCGTATGGCGATTCTAGTCGCGGGCGCTTACGCGCTTTCAGAAGAAATGAATATCACATTAGGTACCCTTGCTCTAGGTGCGGTTTCCATGATGTGGTTTCTAAGCCATAGAAGCGTCTTTGCTTTCATCCAGGAAATCAATCCGGTTCAGGAAATTCTAAAAAGGACCGCTTAA
- a CDS encoding MBL fold metallo-hydrolase, which yields MFGNRIQKISFLSLILFLGIFILVILQTSCLSSFGGTPEGKRLERMRTSKMYKDGKFENDPFVPNIVSGTYTNIIWRQLFGNEQRTPPSSIPVIYPDPKSFSPNTAPGLRTIWLGHASVLVEIDEVRILTDPVFSNKISPFKSMGPERFFPPPISLENLPSIDAVVISHDHYDHLDMNTAKYLASKGTKYFVPLGIGAHLEHWGIPENQIIELDWWEKGNVGKVEIVCTPAVHYSGRGLLNGKSTLWASWSIIGPENKFFHSGDTGYSPHFAEIGKRLGPFDLTSIKVGAYDITWEGIHMNPEKAVQAHLDLKAKRMLPIHWGTFNLAIHHWDEPILRTVKSAKQYQIDLVTPKPGEVVVGGTTFVSEAWWEKVR from the coding sequence ATGTTCGGAAATCGAATTCAAAAAATTTCTTTCTTATCTCTGATCCTTTTTTTGGGAATTTTTATTTTAGTCATTTTACAAACAAGTTGTCTCAGTTCTTTCGGAGGAACTCCGGAAGGAAAACGACTCGAAAGAATGCGAACCTCTAAAATGTACAAAGATGGAAAATTCGAAAATGATCCCTTCGTTCCCAATATTGTTTCCGGAACTTATACAAATATCATCTGGAGACAACTTTTCGGAAACGAACAAAGAACCCCTCCCTCTTCGATTCCGGTGATCTATCCGGATCCAAAAAGTTTTTCTCCAAACACGGCTCCGGGATTAAGAACGATTTGGCTTGGTCATGCTTCCGTTTTGGTCGAAATCGACGAAGTGAGAATTCTCACGGACCCAGTATTTTCAAATAAGATTTCTCCGTTCAAGAGTATGGGTCCGGAAAGATTTTTCCCGCCTCCGATTTCTCTGGAGAATCTTCCTTCAATCGATGCGGTCGTAATTTCACATGACCATTACGATCATCTGGATATGAATACCGCCAAATATCTGGCTTCCAAGGGAACGAAATATTTTGTCCCCTTGGGAATCGGCGCTCACTTAGAACATTGGGGAATTCCCGAAAATCAAATCATCGAGTTGGATTGGTGGGAAAAGGGAAATGTAGGTAAAGTTGAGATCGTCTGCACTCCTGCGGTTCACTATTCCGGAAGAGGACTCTTGAATGGCAAATCCACTCTTTGGGCTTCTTGGAGCATCATCGGTCCTGAAAATAAATTCTTTCATAGCGGGGATACCGGTTATTCTCCGCATTTTGCGGAAATCGGTAAACGCCTCGGTCCCTTCGACCTAACTTCGATTAAGGTCGGAGCCTACGATATCACTTGGGAAGGAATTCATATGAATCCGGAAAAGGCGGTTCAGGCACATCTCGACTTAAAAGCCAAAAGAATGCTTCCGATTCATTGGGGAACATTCAATCTGGCGATTCATCACTGGGACGAACCGATTCTCCGAACTGTAAAATCCGCAAAACAATACCAAATCGACTTAGTCACTCCGAAACCGGGAGAAGTTGTCGTCGGAGGAACGACTTTTGTTTCCGAAGCCTGGTGGGAGAAAGTCCGTTAA
- a CDS encoding lytic transglycosylase domain-containing protein has translation MNFRRLTQFRFRYVIFLLLPFGFQLLLEPLAGALNQKKSIPDEESIEIATIQAYISEIRPSLSSKSLQKLSQVILQESRRLNIESCNFRCSDTDKVSLLIGLIHLESQFKATARSPKNARGFMQIMPTTANWISQKEGWKINLSDLHKPEVNIHLGVSYLNYLLDLRKGDTAKALLSYNAGPSAVDRWGGIPEYNEIILSNQSHYLELREKIANSIP, from the coding sequence GTGAATTTTCGCAGATTGACTCAATTTCGTTTCCGATATGTAATTTTTCTGCTCTTACCTTTCGGCTTCCAATTGCTTTTGGAGCCACTTGCGGGAGCGCTCAATCAAAAGAAAAGCATTCCGGATGAAGAATCTATCGAAATCGCAACCATTCAAGCCTACATCTCGGAGATCCGCCCCTCCCTTTCCTCGAAATCACTCCAAAAACTCTCCCAAGTCATTCTCCAAGAATCCAGAAGACTGAATATAGAATCCTGTAACTTTCGTTGTTCCGACACAGACAAAGTGAGCCTACTGATCGGTCTCATTCATCTAGAATCCCAGTTCAAAGCAACGGCCCGCTCACCCAAGAACGCTCGTGGTTTTATGCAAATTATGCCTACAACCGCAAATTGGATCTCCCAAAAGGAAGGCTGGAAAATCAACTTGAGCGATCTCCACAAACCGGAAGTTAATATCCACCTTGGAGTTTCTTACCTGAATTATCTATTGGATCTGAGAAAGGGAGATACCGCTAAGGCCCTCCTTTCTTACAACGCCGGCCCCAGTGCGGTCGATCGTTGGGGTGGGATCCCTGAATACAACGAAATCATTCTTTCCAACCAATCCCATTATTTGGAACTAAGAGAAAAAATTGCCAATTCCATTCCATAA
- a CDS encoding substrate-binding periplasmic protein — protein sequence MSQRKYSEDLFEIKTLRSHIRWILGSVLKLKTIAATREDSDKIEWFWDGLFVPFLGIVNRIKNSIKGISIKPFLFVFFAVLCNINEVGYSSLGAEENTFRFYNLSRLKEILEKGELKVTGDSAYEPFYIVNAKEGYPGFDYELGKAYADFLGVKYKFVSYQEFNEFADAIKKKEVDIALSGISSNLERSKKVKFSKAYLVATPAALIRKSALPPPPEGNIITTQNFRSILDLADVNGVTFAVRSFSNRHEYLLKKFKNNRIFTYGDTFAAWEAVKNGTANCLVADSFYIKGLLLKDKSIASNFRPLLELVQREDISAAFPYGDLVFIRNFEFFLEVLERSGTLRELEDKYFNKSDWVLSNDLKRDP from the coding sequence GTGAGTCAACGGAAATATTCTGAGGATCTATTTGAAATCAAAACTCTCCGATCGCATATTCGATGGATTTTAGGGTCCGTCCTAAAGCTCAAAACAATTGCAGCGACCCGAGAAGATTCTGATAAGATCGAATGGTTTTGGGACGGGCTTTTCGTTCCGTTTTTAGGAATTGTAAACCGTATTAAAAATTCTATAAAAGGAATTTCGATAAAACCTTTTCTTTTCGTTTTTTTTGCGGTTCTTTGCAATATAAACGAAGTGGGATATTCCTCTTTGGGAGCGGAGGAAAACACATTCAGATTTTACAATTTGTCCAGGCTCAAAGAAATTTTGGAAAAAGGGGAATTGAAAGTCACCGGTGATTCCGCGTACGAACCTTTTTATATTGTAAACGCAAAGGAGGGTTATCCAGGTTTTGATTACGAGTTGGGAAAAGCTTATGCAGACTTTCTCGGAGTAAAATATAAATTCGTTTCTTATCAGGAATTCAATGAATTTGCGGATGCGATCAAAAAAAAGGAAGTCGATATTGCGTTATCCGGAATCTCAAGTAATCTTGAAAGATCCAAAAAAGTGAAATTCAGTAAGGCGTATTTGGTTGCAACTCCCGCCGCGTTGATTCGAAAATCCGCGCTTCCTCCTCCCCCGGAAGGAAACATTATCACGACTCAGAATTTCAGAAGTATCCTCGATTTAGCGGATGTGAATGGAGTTACGTTTGCGGTCAGATCTTTTTCCAATCGTCACGAATATCTTCTGAAAAAATTCAAGAACAATCGTATTTTTACTTATGGAGATACTTTTGCCGCTTGGGAAGCGGTTAAGAATGGAACGGCAAATTGTTTGGTCGCGGACTCTTTCTATATCAAGGGACTTTTACTCAAGGACAAATCGATTGCTTCCAACTTCCGGCCCCTACTCGAACTTGTACAAAGGGAAGATATAAGCGCCGCATTCCCTTACGGAGATTTGGTGTTTATTAGGAATTTTGAATTCTTTCTTGAAGTGTTGGAGCGATCCGGGACCCTTCGGGAGTTAGAGGACAAATATTTCAATAAATCGGATTGGGTCTTATCGAACGACTTGAAACGCGATCCATAG
- a CDS encoding LIC12338 family lipoprotein: MKVFRKFLFVGIFTIVLWSVLFVITCKKKENDDNTNNAILLWLATQPYVEQSKAGFFIIVPKGIAQ, encoded by the coding sequence ATGAAAGTTTTTCGTAAATTTTTATTTGTTGGAATTTTTACAATCGTGCTTTGGAGCGTGTTGTTTGTCATAACTTGCAAGAAGAAAGAAAACGACGACAACACGAATAACGCAATTCTTCTTTGGTTGGCGACTCAACCCTATGTAGAACAAAGTAAGGCCGGTTTTTTTATTATCGTTCCCAAAGGCATTGCTCAGTAA
- a CDS encoding SDR family oxidoreductase — translation MKQKTVLITGTSSGIGKAAAIYFQTKGWNVIATMRNPENDQDLKNLSNLLCTKLDVTKPNTIEKAIEEGIKTFGEIDVLVNNAGYGLIGPFEGAAKEQIQRQFDTNLFGAMDVIQKILPHFRKKRKGLIINVASMGGRITIPLYSLYHSTKWALEGFTESLQYELHPLGIRVKLIEPGAIATDFISRSSESTSEKAPEEYKKFSETVFKNMENAMMATRSETVAKVIFKAAKSPSKRFRYVVGTDAVALLGLRKFLSDRIFFRIIKLALLKSAKVA, via the coding sequence ATGAAACAAAAAACGGTTTTAATAACCGGAACCTCTTCCGGAATCGGAAAAGCGGCCGCAATATATTTTCAAACCAAAGGTTGGAACGTAATCGCAACAATGAGAAATCCCGAAAATGATCAGGATTTGAAAAATCTTTCCAATCTACTTTGCACAAAACTCGATGTAACCAAACCAAACACGATTGAAAAAGCAATCGAAGAAGGAATCAAAACCTTCGGCGAAATCGACGTTCTAGTAAACAATGCCGGATACGGACTCATAGGCCCTTTTGAAGGAGCCGCTAAAGAACAAATCCAAAGACAGTTCGATACAAACTTGTTTGGAGCAATGGATGTGATCCAAAAAATCCTCCCTCACTTTCGAAAAAAAAGAAAAGGTCTAATCATCAACGTCGCTTCCATGGGAGGAAGAATTACAATCCCCCTTTATAGTCTATATCATTCTACAAAATGGGCTTTGGAAGGATTCACAGAATCGCTTCAATACGAATTACATCCTCTCGGAATCCGAGTGAAACTTATCGAACCGGGAGCGATCGCCACTGATTTTATCAGTCGTTCTTCCGAGTCCACCTCCGAGAAAGCTCCCGAAGAATATAAAAAATTCTCCGAAACGGTTTTCAAAAACATGGAAAATGCGATGATGGCCACCCGTTCCGAAACCGTAGCTAAAGTAATTTTTAAGGCTGCCAAAAGTCCTTCGAAACGATTTCGTTATGTCGTAGGAACAGACGCCGTAGCTCTTTTAGGATTGCGTAAATTTCTTTCTGATCGAATCTTTTTCAGAATAATTAAACTTGCCTTGCTCAAATCCGCAAAGGTAGCGTAA